Proteins from a genomic interval of Sulfurimonas sp. HSL3-2:
- the cobA gene encoding uroporphyrinogen-III C-methyltransferase, with translation MTTLPIILHNKKILLLGASNVALQKALVLHRNKIEFEVIAKEIDERIKEFTQKLTCKEFEPSDVADYEIVVDATGDKKVSDMLLKIKKEKNILINIVDIPELCDFFFASLLEYGDLKIAVSSGGASPTITQVVRDKIKEIVPKEIALLTEEKRVERENGIINKEDARLKTKQLLSKVYLVGCGTGDVELLTLKAYRIIQSVDVVFIDHLIADEIIDIIPKETKRVFVGKQKGFHSVKQEEINRLLLEYAQEGYTIARLKSGDPYIFGRGSEEAISMVENGIRVEVIPGISSAIAGPLLSGIAPTARGYATNLSIVSAHLAGNRVNLEWIPLLKYENHTVVVLMGVSRAKEIKKCAANIGVSMDKDVAIISNASRVDQSVAIGKLSKLEELCKDAMRPALIVFGDVVNLHNVLPKYGE, from the coding sequence ATGACGACTTTACCTATTATATTACATAATAAGAAGATATTGCTTCTTGGTGCTTCAAATGTTGCACTTCAAAAAGCGCTGGTATTACATAGAAACAAGATCGAATTTGAAGTGATAGCAAAAGAGATCGATGAAAGAATAAAAGAGTTTACACAAAAGCTTACATGTAAAGAGTTTGAGCCAAGCGATGTGGCAGACTATGAGATAGTCGTCGATGCGACGGGAGATAAAAAAGTCTCCGATATGCTGCTAAAGATAAAAAAAGAAAAAAATATCCTTATAAATATAGTAGATATCCCCGAACTTTGCGATTTTTTCTTTGCTTCGCTTTTAGAGTACGGCGACTTGAAGATCGCGGTTAGCTCAGGCGGAGCTTCTCCTACCATCACACAAGTAGTGCGCGACAAGATAAAAGAGATCGTTCCAAAAGAGATAGCGCTTCTCACAGAGGAGAAACGCGTCGAGAGAGAAAACGGCATCATCAATAAAGAGGATGCAAGACTCAAAACTAAACAACTTCTCTCCAAAGTATATCTTGTCGGATGCGGAACGGGTGATGTGGAGCTTCTGACACTCAAAGCATACAGGATCATCCAGAGCGTGGACGTCGTCTTTATAGACCACCTCATAGCAGATGAGATCATCGACATTATCCCTAAAGAAACAAAACGTGTCTTTGTAGGAAAACAAAAAGGGTTTCACTCCGTCAAGCAGGAGGAGATTAACAGACTTCTTTTAGAGTATGCACAAGAGGGCTATACGATAGCAAGACTTAAAAGCGGTGACCCGTATATCTTCGGACGCGGAAGCGAAGAGGCTATCTCTATGGTCGAAAACGGCATAAGAGTAGAAGTGATACCGGGTATCTCTTCAGCGATCGCAGGACCTCTTCTATCAGGCATCGCCCCTACTGCAAGAGGGTATGCTACAAACCTATCCATCGTATCGGCGCACCTGGCAGGCAATAGAGTCAACCTTGAATGGATACCGCTCTTAAAATATGAGAACCATACTGTCGTAGTGCTAATGGGAGTATCACGTGCAAAAGAGATAAAAAAATGTGCGGCAAACATTGGTGTAAGTATGGACAAAGATGTAGCGATCATCTCAAATGCATCTAGAGTAGATCAGAGTGTGGCTATCGGAAAGTTAAGTAAGTTAGAGGAGTTGTGCAAAGACGCTATGCGTCCTGCACTCATAGTTTTCGGCGATGTGGTTAATCTGCACAATGTATTACCTAAATATGGAGAATAA
- a CDS encoding ferritin-like domain-containing protein has protein sequence MAKRGISILKGIEADTVTRLLNKAYADEWLAYYQYFTESKVIQGIMKDAAITELTQHAADELRHATMLCDRIIQLGGTPLLSPKEWFTHTNCGYDAPTDANVLPILQQAIKGEQCAIGIYSEIADITKDKDIVTYDMVSQILADEVEHEEDLQALYDDIHEFIAEIKKNLQ, from the coding sequence ATGGCAAAGAGAGGAATATCGATACTTAAAGGGATCGAGGCTGATACCGTTACACGTCTTTTAAATAAAGCCTACGCCGATGAGTGGCTGGCATACTATCAATATTTTACGGAAAGTAAAGTCATTCAGGGAATCATGAAAGATGCAGCTATTACTGAACTGACGCAGCATGCAGCGGATGAACTTCGTCATGCAACGATGTTATGCGACCGTATTATCCAGCTTGGAGGAACACCACTGCTTAGTCCAAAAGAGTGGTTCACCCATACAAACTGCGGATACGATGCACCGACTGATGCTAATGTACTGCCGATCTTACAACAGGCGATCAAGGGTGAGCAGTGTGCTATCGGCATCTATTCAGAGATCGCGGATATCACAAAAGACAAAGATATCGTCACTTATGACATGGTCTCTCAGATACTGGCCGATGAGGTGGAACATGAGGAGGATCTGCAAGCACTTTATGATGATATCCATGAGTTTATAGCGGAGATCAAGAAAAATCTGCAGTAG
- a CDS encoding molybdopterin oxidoreductase family protein: MIKSVCGYCGVGCGLEYDEKNLIGDVTYPTNFGKVCSKGVSELVSIQTDTRLLRPVYRNSIDEEFTTVKWEDAIALIARKIQESTKEKIGFYLSGQLLTEDYYIANKLGKGFIGTPNVDTNSRTCMSSAVVAYKKTIGADFVPLRMDDIFKSDLLILAGANTAEAHVVFHNQIKKAKKDGLKVVVIDPRNTETAKIADLYLPIKAGGDIDFFNLISKRLIDEELYDKEFVEGHVNNFELLKNKFKRVPTTKMIKRTGLTQEQFDEFFELYKNSQNIITAWTMGLNQSVQGVDKNVALINTHLLTGKIFTEGNGPLSLTGQPNAMGGREVGGLSTMLAVHLGFDKESVKKVSKFWNSENVASHAGLTATQMLEANLDVLIICHTDPVYHLPNRNKMEELIKKIPFVVEINAYENSESSKFAHVRLPASPWGEKEGTQTNLDRTITRQERITRQSIDSKPDWEIFQLIARELGYKEAFNFKTPKEIFKEYQEMTKLNGYMDIHKADYDEMYNSAFIWGQNIKEFLTPDKKGNLYFVENRLLSEKTSLEYPFILLTGRTRDQWHSGTKTNLPTTLLKYKELNFCEINPLDAQKLDIKDGDSIKVISKRGELVTKALVTEDINEKNIFIPISNREINYLTNDLYDSESLEPDYNHSAVKIEKL; this comes from the coding sequence ATGATTAAGTCTGTTTGCGGATATTGCGGTGTTGGATGCGGTTTGGAATATGATGAAAAAAATTTGATAGGCGATGTTACTTATCCTACAAACTTTGGCAAGGTGTGTTCAAAGGGTGTGTCTGAGCTTGTAAGCATACAAACCGACACAAGACTTTTAAGACCCGTATATAGAAACAGTATAGATGAAGAGTTTACGACAGTGAAATGGGAAGATGCCATAGCACTTATAGCTAGGAAGATACAAGAGAGTACAAAAGAGAAGATAGGGTTTTATCTCTCTGGTCAGCTTTTAACGGAGGACTACTATATAGCAAACAAACTCGGAAAAGGTTTCATAGGCACGCCAAATGTCGATACCAACAGCCGTACATGTATGTCGAGTGCGGTAGTAGCATACAAAAAGACGATAGGAGCAGATTTTGTCCCTCTTAGAATGGATGATATTTTTAAATCAGACCTGCTCATCTTAGCCGGAGCCAACACTGCCGAAGCTCACGTAGTGTTTCATAATCAGATCAAAAAAGCAAAAAAAGATGGTCTAAAAGTGGTGGTCATCGATCCGAGAAACACCGAGACCGCAAAGATAGCCGACTTGTACCTGCCCATTAAAGCAGGGGGAGACATCGACTTTTTCAATCTGATCTCAAAGCGCCTTATAGATGAAGAACTCTATGACAAAGAGTTTGTAGAAGGTCATGTAAACAATTTTGAACTCTTAAAAAACAAGTTCAAAAGAGTACCGACTACCAAGATGATAAAAAGAACTGGACTCACACAAGAGCAGTTTGACGAGTTCTTCGAGCTATATAAAAACAGTCAAAATATCATAACAGCATGGACTATGGGACTTAACCAGTCAGTTCAGGGTGTAGACAAGAACGTGGCACTAATTAATACGCATCTGCTTACCGGAAAGATATTTACAGAGGGCAACGGACCGCTCAGTCTTACGGGTCAGCCAAATGCGATGGGCGGACGTGAGGTAGGAGGACTCTCTACGATGCTTGCCGTGCATCTCGGATTTGACAAAGAGAGCGTCAAAAAAGTCTCGAAGTTCTGGAATAGCGAAAATGTCGCTTCACACGCAGGACTTACTGCGACACAGATGCTAGAAGCGAATCTTGACGTACTCATCATCTGTCATACGGACCCGGTCTACCATCTGCCAAACAGAAACAAGATGGAGGAATTGATCAAGAAGATCCCTTTTGTCGTGGAGATCAACGCTTATGAGAACTCTGAAAGTTCAAAGTTTGCACATGTAAGACTTCCTGCATCTCCATGGGGAGAAAAGGAGGGGACGCAGACAAATCTGGACAGGACGATAACAAGACAGGAAAGGATAACCCGTCAGTCAATCGACTCTAAGCCCGACTGGGAGATATTTCAGCTCATAGCAAGAGAGTTGGGATATAAAGAGGCTTTTAATTTTAAAACTCCAAAAGAGATCTTTAAAGAGTATCAGGAGATGACAAAGCTTAACGGTTATATGGATATTCATAAAGCCGATTATGACGAGATGTATAACAGTGCGTTTATCTGGGGACAAAACATAAAAGAGTTCCTGACACCTGATAAAAAAGGAAATCTTTACTTCGTGGAAAACAGGCTTTTAAGCGAGAAAACATCATTGGAGTATCCGTTTATCCTTTTGACGGGACGTACACGTGACCAGTGGCACAGCGGGACAAAGACGAACCTCCCCACGACTTTGTTAAAGTACAAAGAACTAAACTTTTGTGAGATAAATCCGCTTGATGCACAGAAGCTGGATATAAAAGATGGAGACAGTATAAAAGTGATCTCAAAAAGAGGAGAGCTTGTCACTAAAGCTCTTGTGACGGAGGATATCAATGAAAAAAACATCTTTATCCCTATAAGTAACAGAGAGATAAACTATCTGACTAATGACTTGTATGACAGTGAATCGCTGGAACCTGATTACAATCACAGTGCAGTTAAAATTGAGAAGCTATAA
- a CDS encoding MFS transporter — MAGFKALKGQGHWPTLMAAFLYFDFSFMVWTMLGPLSTEISEALALGGFIMSASQKATLLSIPILAGALLRILLGFGVDKFGAKTTALVSQAVVIGVLFYAYFRGVGITYNELLLVAFGLGFAGASFAVALPQAGQWYPPKLQGVVLGIAGAGNIGVVIDFLFAPKIAELWGWEAVFLVGGVLSTIIFIAYMFMAKDAPAEVYTPRPKKLGDYLKLLKDKDTWWFNLFYAVSFGGFVGFAGYMKVYLMNTYQADMSAFGLDFLDEGNVKVVAGYFGALCIFAGAVLRPVGGAIADKMGGIKSLYLFFGTVALMAMINAYIVLPFYVAILVLFLIMANLGMANGAVFQLVPQRFGKDIGIMTGIIGAAGGLGGTALIKTLGWSKGAFDGYAAGFMIFAAVVVIALSGISLVKTRWRTTWGVTAGGRI; from the coding sequence ATGGCAGGATTTAAAGCATTAAAAGGACAAGGACACTGGCCGACACTTATGGCAGCATTTTTGTATTTTGATTTTAGTTTTATGGTGTGGACTATGTTAGGGCCACTTTCAACAGAGATAAGTGAAGCGTTAGCGCTTGGCGGATTTATCATGAGTGCTTCACAAAAAGCGACTTTGTTATCTATCCCTATCTTGGCAGGAGCACTTTTAAGGATCCTTCTTGGTTTTGGTGTCGATAAGTTTGGAGCGAAAACGACAGCTCTTGTCTCTCAGGCAGTTGTCATCGGTGTGCTTTTTTATGCATATTTTAGAGGTGTAGGTATCACTTATAATGAACTTCTGCTTGTTGCATTCGGTCTTGGTTTTGCAGGTGCTTCTTTTGCCGTGGCACTGCCGCAAGCAGGTCAATGGTATCCTCCAAAACTTCAAGGAGTCGTTTTAGGGATTGCCGGAGCCGGCAACATCGGTGTTGTCATAGACTTCCTCTTTGCTCCGAAGATCGCTGAACTTTGGGGATGGGAAGCTGTTTTTCTTGTCGGCGGCGTTCTTTCTACCATCATCTTTATCGCATATATGTTTATGGCAAAAGATGCACCTGCGGAAGTATATACGCCTCGTCCTAAAAAACTTGGAGATTATCTTAAACTTTTAAAAGACAAAGACACTTGGTGGTTCAACCTTTTTTATGCAGTGAGTTTCGGCGGTTTTGTCGGGTTTGCAGGGTACATGAAAGTTTATCTTATGAACACGTATCAGGCTGATATGAGTGCATTCGGTCTTGACTTTTTAGATGAGGGAAATGTCAAAGTGGTCGCGGGATATTTTGGAGCTTTATGTATATTTGCAGGTGCGGTACTGCGTCCGGTAGGCGGAGCGATCGCAGACAAGATGGGCGGTATCAAGTCGCTTTATCTGTTCTTCGGAACTGTCGCACTTATGGCTATGATAAATGCTTATATTGTGTTGCCGTTTTATGTCGCTATATTAGTCCTGTTTTTGATCATGGCAAATCTTGGAATGGCAAACGGTGCCGTTTTTCAACTTGTCCCTCAGAGATTCGGTAAAGATATTGGTATAATGACAGGTATAATAGGTGCTGCAGGCGGACTTGGCGGTACGGCACTCATCAAGACTCTTGGCTGGAGCAAAGGAGCGTTTGACGGTTACGCTGCAGGTTTTATGATATTTGCAGCAGTGGTAGTCATCGCTTTAAGCGGCATCAGTCTTGTCAAGACAAGATGGAGAACTACATGGGGCGTAACAGCCGGCGGTAGAATATAA
- a CDS encoding ferritin family protein translates to MRQYETYKCNVCGNEVEVQHVGGGKLTCCQQPMECTTTDLTAVNLMKAFAGESQARNKYEFFGELAREAGWHAIADHFAESAMNEKYHAKAEYEAYNKLMYGIEMHETLKNLDMAMAGENYEHTQMYPNFAEIAEAEGHKDIARLLKAIAKVEVEHEREYGELKRALEEEGFFSSDEDEYWVCEVCGHVHRGKKPPKACPLCKVPQEYFKREHLY, encoded by the coding sequence ATGAGGCAGTATGAGACATATAAGTGCAATGTCTGTGGAAACGAAGTAGAGGTCCAGCATGTAGGCGGCGGTAAGCTTACCTGTTGTCAGCAGCCCATGGAGTGTACGACTACAGATTTAACTGCAGTAAACCTGATGAAAGCGTTTGCAGGAGAGAGTCAGGCTCGTAACAAATACGAGTTTTTCGGAGAACTTGCACGCGAAGCGGGATGGCACGCCATAGCCGACCATTTTGCCGAGTCTGCTATGAATGAAAAGTATCATGCAAAAGCCGAGTATGAGGCTTACAATAAACTGATGTACGGTATAGAGATGCATGAGACCCTAAAAAACCTTGATATGGCGATGGCGGGTGAAAACTATGAACACACTCAGATGTACCCGAACTTTGCGGAGATAGCTGAAGCAGAAGGTCATAAAGATATTGCCCGTCTGTTAAAAGCGATCGCAAAAGTGGAAGTCGAGCATGAACGCGAATACGGCGAGCTTAAACGTGCCCTTGAAGAGGAGGGCTTTTTTAGCAGTGATGAGGATGAGTATTGGGTATGCGAAGTATGCGGGCATGTCCACAGAGGCAAAAAACCGCCAAAAGCATGTCCATTATGTAAAGTGCCTCAAGAGTACTTCAAAAGAGAACATCTGTATTAA
- a CDS encoding ferredoxin--nitrite reductase — MEMLQKAYEARSKKINKIEEIKQLKKPMDVFAKLDDYAKGGYDSIPDEDKKYFLKCFGLFDKNDLTPKQFMMRVRIPGGHLNSAQAKVLGEVARDFGQDYIDITTRAQIELRYLNIENIPTLIKRLQEVGIDSYQTGVDNFRNIVNDPLDKYAFDNVLPSQDLLVKIQSKFLHDPKWISALPRKFNTAISGSLSNRCNVFGHDCCFILAQKEGVYGYNMYLGGKVGEIAKSADIFLSSHEEVLQAYASIIDLFKRFGFRDNRNKNRLHFLIQEVGMNEISAAIRQNAGVDFATAGETMTSLDFTDADHGKVQLRDGSFGLHVVVPSGIFSGSDLLHVSLLSQKYGNGEIRFSVEQNLYILGVKDVDALLKEEFFNKYKNINTPYFNNLIACAGTKHCAFGVIENKEDAINMADYLSTNVPLESGRVRMYWSACVKGCGLHGLGDIGFEGCKAKVNGVTEDGVHISLGGKLVSEGVEGYTVIKGAPLRYAHLFVESLMLEYKKLRIKNEPFEKFHDRVLTLYTSAYIGFFMQLKAYLKAKNIELELDIDRITNTGKNEEFELFELGRRLYYLLTKQEPYLSYERFTNANPREKLEDIRKLCSQVDENLAQIIERMIGNENRALVFSELLAFIELSSES, encoded by the coding sequence ATGGAAATGTTACAAAAAGCATATGAAGCAAGAAGTAAAAAAATAAACAAGATAGAGGAGATCAAACAACTAAAAAAACCGATGGATGTCTTTGCTAAACTGGATGACTATGCTAAAGGCGGTTACGATTCCATCCCGGATGAAGACAAAAAGTACTTTTTAAAATGTTTCGGACTCTTTGACAAAAACGACCTTACTCCTAAACAGTTCATGATGCGTGTGCGCATTCCCGGAGGTCATCTAAACTCTGCTCAGGCAAAAGTCTTGGGAGAGGTCGCACGCGACTTTGGACAAGACTACATAGATATCACCACAAGAGCGCAGATCGAGCTTCGTTATCTTAATATCGAAAATATCCCAACGCTAATAAAAAGACTTCAAGAAGTCGGCATCGACTCCTATCAGACGGGTGTGGACAACTTTAGAAACATCGTAAACGATCCGCTGGACAAGTATGCATTTGACAATGTCCTGCCCTCTCAAGACCTTTTAGTAAAGATACAAAGCAAGTTTTTACATGATCCAAAATGGATAAGCGCTCTTCCAAGAAAGTTCAATACGGCCATATCGGGTTCACTTTCAAACAGATGCAACGTTTTTGGTCATGACTGCTGTTTTATACTCGCGCAAAAAGAGGGTGTGTACGGTTACAACATGTATCTTGGCGGAAAAGTCGGTGAAATCGCTAAAAGTGCAGACATATTTTTATCTTCTCATGAGGAAGTTCTCCAAGCTTATGCGTCGATCATCGATCTCTTTAAAAGATTCGGCTTCAGAGACAACAGAAACAAGAACAGACTCCACTTTCTTATCCAAGAGGTCGGGATGAATGAGATCTCTGCTGCCATACGTCAAAATGCCGGTGTCGATTTTGCGACAGCGGGCGAGACAATGACGAGTCTTGATTTTACCGATGCAGACCACGGAAAAGTACAGCTGCGAGACGGCAGTTTTGGTTTACATGTAGTCGTACCTTCGGGGATATTCAGCGGAAGCGATCTCCTACATGTAAGTCTTCTGAGCCAAAAGTACGGAAACGGCGAGATAAGATTCAGTGTTGAGCAAAATCTGTATATCTTGGGTGTCAAAGATGTAGATGCGCTTTTAAAAGAGGAGTTTTTTAACAAATACAAAAACATCAATACGCCCTATTTTAACAATCTTATCGCATGTGCCGGGACAAAACATTGCGCATTCGGCGTCATAGAAAACAAAGAGGATGCCATCAATATGGCGGACTACCTCAGCACTAATGTTCCACTAGAGTCTGGACGCGTGAGGATGTACTGGTCGGCTTGTGTCAAAGGATGCGGGCTTCACGGACTTGGGGACATTGGATTTGAGGGGTGTAAAGCAAAAGTCAACGGCGTGACAGAAGACGGTGTTCATATCAGTCTTGGCGGAAAACTTGTGAGTGAAGGGGTCGAGGGCTACACAGTCATCAAAGGGGCACCGCTGAGATATGCACACCTCTTTGTCGAGAGTCTGATGCTGGAGTATAAAAAACTCCGCATAAAGAATGAACCGTTTGAAAAGTTTCACGACAGAGTCCTGACACTCTACACTTCGGCATATATCGGTTTTTTCATGCAGTTAAAAGCCTATCTTAAAGCAAAGAACATTGAGCTTGAGCTCGATATTGACAGGATTACAAATACAGGGAAGAACGAGGAGTTCGAGCTTTTTGAACTCGGAAGAAGACTCTACTACCTCTTAACAAAGCAGGAACCCTATTTATCATATGAGAGATTTACAAATGCAAATCCACGGGAAAAACTTGAAGATATTAGAAAACTCTGTTCACAAGTAGATGAGAATCTTGCACAGATTATAGAAAGAATGATAGGGAATGAAAACAGAGCGCTTGTCTTTTCGGAACTATTGGCGTTTATAGAACTAAGCAGTGAAAGCTAA
- a CDS encoding alginate export family protein, translating to MKRLLLSMAAMPLILGGLSMDANAEDGFNILSDVKFSGEIRPRYEYADIKDNAKDAANAFTARTSLGINAKLLEVEGLSAYLEGTSVNNFGYDNYNSTANAKTQYDIIVDPQQARMTQAYIDYKLDKTLVRAGRQDVNIDNQRFIGTVNWRQMKQTYDAITVVDHSIENLSLLGAYVYGYQSVKDLPTTDTASVLLHASYKVMDELTVTAYDYMLASISDTYGVALTGNINVDDAKLTYRAEYAKQTDPSLEYQIKNVKADAQYYNLDLGANISGVLAGVNYESLGKAQGSATRGFWTPLATLHAFNGWADVFLGSTNNAGLNDANARLGYTEKGFGKLLAVYHKFDAQTGSNKDLGSEIDVMYSNAVFGIKNLKGLVKYAGYFKGDTGNDKDVAWLMLDYTFATK from the coding sequence ATGAAAAGATTGTTGCTATCAATGGCTGCCATGCCATTAATATTAGGCGGATTATCTATGGATGCAAATGCAGAAGATGGATTTAATATACTGAGTGATGTGAAGTTCTCGGGCGAGATACGCCCGCGTTATGAGTATGCGGATATAAAAGATAATGCAAAAGATGCTGCCAATGCATTTACTGCACGTACCTCTTTGGGAATCAATGCAAAGCTTTTGGAGGTTGAGGGGTTATCTGCGTATCTCGAAGGTACATCTGTCAACAACTTCGGTTACGACAACTACAACAGTACGGCAAATGCCAAAACTCAGTATGACATCATAGTAGACCCTCAGCAAGCCCGTATGACTCAAGCTTATATAGACTATAAACTAGATAAGACACTTGTACGTGCAGGCCGTCAGGATGTAAATATTGACAATCAAAGATTCATAGGTACCGTCAACTGGCGCCAGATGAAACAGACATACGATGCTATCACCGTTGTAGACCACAGTATTGAGAATCTCTCGCTTTTAGGAGCATATGTCTACGGCTACCAGAGTGTCAAAGACCTTCCAACCACTGATACCGCCTCAGTCTTGTTACATGCTTCATACAAAGTGATGGATGAACTTACCGTAACGGCATATGACTATATGCTCGCTTCAATCAGTGATACTTACGGCGTAGCACTGACAGGAAATATAAATGTAGATGATGCGAAACTGACTTACCGTGCAGAGTATGCAAAACAGACTGATCCCTCACTAGAGTACCAGATCAAAAACGTAAAAGCCGATGCGCAGTATTACAATCTGGACTTGGGTGCAAATATTTCAGGAGTATTGGCAGGTGTGAACTACGAATCACTCGGCAAAGCACAAGGCAGTGCGACAAGAGGGTTTTGGACTCCGCTTGCGACTTTACATGCGTTTAACGGATGGGCAGACGTGTTTTTAGGAAGTACGAACAATGCAGGTCTAAATGATGCCAATGCACGTCTTGGATACACAGAAAAAGGTTTTGGAAAACTTCTTGCCGTATACCATAAGTTCGATGCACAGACAGGTTCAAACAAAGACCTCGGCTCTGAGATAGATGTTATGTACAGCAATGCCGTTTTTGGCATTAAAAACCTCAAAGGACTTGTAAAATATGCGGGCTACTTTAAAGGCGATACGGGCAACGATAAAGATGTAGCATGGCTTATGCTTGACTACACATTTGCTACGAAGTAG